A window of the Tunturibacter empetritectus genome harbors these coding sequences:
- a CDS encoding TonB-dependent receptor, whose amino-acid sequence MAPRHLLLFLLLTLSCSSLAQTLLSVRGSILDPTGAAIPGAAVQLETTTGTLAAQSASDDRGNFLLSNLSPGNYSLSVPAYSGFAAHAAPLHLTTSIANLKITLFTQSINQEVNVGDTDQSLSTDPSANKDTVAVSGDDLRKLPVFDQDIVATLTPFLDSSAGSSGGATIIVDGVEMKSVGVSASAIQEVRINNDPYSAEFTRPGRGRIEITTKPGSPIFHGEANFIFRDAIFNAKNYFSPVRPPEARRIYEGHLGGPVGHGGHTSFIASASYRQQNTASVVNAIGPNGTISENVLTPNRNSQYSMRFTHDYSPNHRLAIGYNFESFSSTNAGVGGITLPEAGYNLNSREDDVIFNDRLILSPNLINQLLITFEKDEDVTKSVTNAPAVQVSGSFIGGGAQADIARTENTIHLNEILTWSHGKHYLRIGVQLPQFSRRAVDDHTNRLGTAKFASLDNYAANTPYVFTAQQGIGRGLYWINELGSFIQDQVKLTLHLQASLGLRYDWQTFLHDYNNLSPRISLAYAPGKGKTIFRTGTGIFYDRTGGDNPATVVLHNGVVLHSIQIQNPTYPLPPNFDYNTIPTNLVRFAPNIRTPYAIQYSFGVERQIHKTVTVTAAYRGQVGVKSFRSRDANAPILPPDPNLSANYPRPNLNYGQIQQIESGSRGLLNALDLSFRGQAGRWFSGQAQYTLSRYDNNTGGINAFPQNQYDPNNEWGRADLDRRQRFNLVGNINPDHWLSLGVIATLYTGTPYTETTGNDDFHTGLGNARPPGVGRNTLQAGGVASLDLLYNHDFRLTKEKGDKAKFLSAGISAFNVLNRTNYTNYIGSLSSSLFEHPTAALAGRQLQFSIGYRF is encoded by the coding sequence ATGGCGCCGCGTCACCTGCTGCTTTTTCTTCTGCTCACGCTCTCCTGCTCTTCCTTGGCGCAGACCCTGCTCTCTGTCCGTGGCTCCATCCTCGACCCCACCGGCGCAGCCATCCCCGGAGCCGCAGTGCAGCTCGAAACTACCACCGGCACCCTCGCCGCCCAATCCGCATCCGACGACCGCGGAAACTTCCTCCTCAGCAATCTCTCTCCCGGCAACTACTCTCTCAGCGTCCCCGCCTACTCCGGCTTCGCTGCCCACGCGGCCCCGCTCCACCTCACCACCAGCATCGCCAACCTCAAGATCACCCTCTTCACCCAGTCCATCAATCAGGAGGTCAACGTCGGCGACACCGACCAGTCCCTCTCCACCGACCCCTCCGCCAACAAAGACACCGTCGCAGTCTCCGGCGACGACCTCCGCAAACTCCCCGTCTTCGATCAGGACATCGTCGCCACCCTCACCCCCTTCCTCGACTCCTCCGCAGGCTCCTCCGGCGGCGCCACCATCATCGTCGACGGCGTCGAGATGAAGTCCGTCGGCGTCTCTGCCTCCGCCATCCAGGAGGTCCGCATCAACAACGACCCCTACTCCGCAGAGTTCACCCGCCCCGGCCGCGGCCGCATCGAGATCACCACCAAACCCGGCTCCCCCATCTTCCACGGCGAGGCCAACTTCATCTTTCGCGACGCCATCTTCAACGCAAAAAATTACTTCTCTCCAGTCCGCCCGCCAGAGGCCCGCCGCATCTACGAAGGCCACCTCGGCGGCCCCGTCGGACACGGTGGACACACCAGCTTCATAGCCTCCGCCTCCTACCGCCAGCAGAACACCGCCTCCGTCGTCAACGCCATCGGCCCCAACGGCACCATAAGCGAAAACGTCCTCACCCCCAACCGCAACTCGCAGTACTCCATGCGCTTCACCCACGACTACTCCCCCAACCATCGCCTCGCCATCGGCTACAACTTCGAAAGCTTCTCCAGCACCAACGCCGGAGTCGGCGGCATCACCCTCCCTGAGGCCGGCTACAACCTCAACTCCCGCGAAGACGACGTCATCTTCAACGACCGCCTCATCCTCTCTCCCAATCTCATCAACCAGCTCCTCATCACCTTCGAGAAGGACGAAGACGTCACCAAATCAGTTACAAATGCCCCCGCGGTCCAGGTCAGCGGCTCCTTCATCGGCGGCGGCGCGCAGGCCGACATCGCACGCACCGAAAACACCATCCACCTCAACGAAATCCTCACCTGGAGCCACGGCAAGCACTACCTCCGCATCGGCGTTCAACTCCCCCAGTTCAGCCGCCGCGCCGTCGACGACCACACCAACCGCCTCGGCACCGCCAAATTCGCCTCCCTCGACAACTACGCCGCAAACACCCCCTACGTCTTCACCGCGCAGCAGGGCATCGGCCGCGGCCTCTATTGGATCAATGAACTCGGCTCCTTCATCCAGGATCAGGTCAAGCTCACTCTGCATCTCCAGGCCTCACTCGGCCTCCGCTACGACTGGCAGACCTTCCTGCACGACTACAACAACCTCTCCCCGCGCATCTCGCTCGCCTATGCCCCCGGAAAAGGCAAGACCATCTTCCGCACCGGCACCGGCATCTTCTACGATCGCACCGGCGGCGACAATCCCGCCACCGTCGTCCTCCACAACGGCGTCGTCCTCCACTCCATCCAGATCCAGAACCCCACCTACCCCCTCCCGCCCAACTTCGACTACAACACCATCCCCACCAACCTCGTTCGCTTCGCCCCCAACATCCGCACACCCTACGCCATCCAGTACAGCTTCGGCGTCGAACGCCAGATCCACAAGACCGTCACCGTCACCGCAGCCTATCGCGGACAGGTCGGCGTAAAGTCCTTCCGCTCCCGCGACGCCAACGCCCCCATCCTCCCGCCCGACCCCAACCTCTCCGCCAACTACCCGCGCCCCAATCTCAACTACGGCCAGATCCAGCAGATCGAATCCGGCAGCCGCGGTCTCCTCAACGCACTCGACCTCTCCTTCCGCGGGCAGGCCGGACGCTGGTTCTCCGGTCAGGCCCAATACACCCTCTCCCGCTACGACAACAACACCGGAGGCATCAACGCCTTTCCGCAAAACCAGTACGACCCAAATAACGAATGGGGCCGCGCCGATCTCGACCGCCGCCAGCGCTTCAACCTCGTAGGCAACATCAACCCCGACCACTGGCTTTCGCTCGGCGTCATCGCCACCCTCTACACCGGCACGCCCTACACCGAAACCACCGGCAACGATGACTTCCACACCGGCCTCGGCAACGCCCGCCCCCCGGGCGTCGGACGCAACACCCTCCAGGCCGGCGGCGTCGCCTCGCTCGACCTCCTCTACAACCACGACTTCCGCCTCACCAAAGAAAAAGGAGACAAAGCCAAATTTCTCTCCGCCGGCATCTCCGCCTTCAACGTCCTCAACCGCACCAACTACACCAACTACATCGGCTCGCTAAGCTCCTCACTCTTCGAGCACCCCACCGCAGCCCTCGCAGGCCGTCAGCTACAGTTCTCCATCGGCTACCGCTTTTAA